The DNA sequence CGAAGAGCTCCACGAGCCGCGTCTCCTTGCCCCACTCCATGGGCGACCGGACGCCCGCGGGGGGCGGCACGAACCGGCCCACGACGCGGAACAGATCGCCCAGGAATCCCTCCGGCGTCCAGTTCGCGAGCCCGATCCGCCCGCCGGATCGCGTCACGCGCAGGAGCTCCGAGGCCGCCCGCTCCTGGTTCGGAGCGAACATGACGCCGTACGTCGACAGCACGACATCGAACGCTCCGTCGGGGAAGGGGAGGTTCTCCGCGTCCGCCACCTGGAACGTGATCGGGAGCCGCTCCGCCTCGGCGCGCACGCGCGCCTGCTCGAGAAGCTCGGGGACGTAATCCGTCGCCGTGACCTCGGCGAACCGCCGCGCGGCCGCGAGGGACGCGTTGCCGTTCCCGGCCGCGACGTCCAGCACGCGCTCGAACGCCTGGAGGTCGACGGCCTCGCAGATCGACTCGCCCACGATCTGGAGGGTCGTGCCGACCCGGCCGAAGTCTCCGGAAGCCCACGTGGCTTGCTGGCGCTTCTTGATCGCTTCGAGATCGGGGGTCTGAACGGGTGCTTCCTGAATCATCGGGCTCATTCTGGCGCTCCTTCTGGGGTTCAGTTCAGGGGACGCGGTCCCTACCTTGCCGCGCTCACAGAAGAAGATGCCGAAGCTTCGAGGTTGACGTCTGGCAGGGCGTCGGGAAAACATGACGGATCGTCCGAATCCAGTGATGCGCTTGACCGTCCGTCCGACGGACCTTGCCGGAAGTCCAGCCGGCCCTCACTCGGGAGCCCGATGAGCGGCGATACCCTTTCCGATCTCCTCCGCGCCGTGCGATTCCGCGGCGCGGTCTTCTACTACATCGAGGGCGCCGAGCCGTGGGTGGCCGAAGCGCCTCCCGCGCGGGACATCATCCCCGGGATCATGCCGGGGGCGGAGCACATGATCGAGTTCCACGGCATCGTGCAGGGCTCCTGCTGGGCCGCGGTCAGGGGAGAGTCGCCAATCCGCATGGAGGCCGGCGACGTCGTCCTCTTCCCGCAAGGGGACGCGCACGTCCTGTCGAGCGCTCCGGGCATGCGCGCGCCCGGGGTCGACACCGCGCTCTTCTTCTCCCCGAGGCCGCCCCAGCTCCCGTACTCGCTCAGCATGAAGGAGGCGGAGATCACGACGGCTCGTCTGGACGGAGGGGGGCAGAGCCAGACCACCGTCGTGTGCGGATTCCTCGGCCTCGATGCAAGGCCGTTCAACCCGCTGCTCACGGCGCTTCCTCGCGTCATCCGGGTCGCAGGGAGCTCGCTCGGGCCGGACTCCTGGGTGATGACCTTTCTGCGGCAGGTCGTCACGGAGTCGAACACGAGGCGTCCGGGCGGGGAAGCGGTGCTCGAGCGCATGAGCGAGATGCTCTTCGTCGAGGTACTCCGGCGTTACGTCGACACGCTGCCTTCCGAGGAGACCGGCTGGCTCGCGGGGATGCGGGACCCTGCCGTGGGCCGCGCGCTCTCGCTGATTCACGAGCGGCCGGGAGAGCCGTGGACGCTCGAGCGGCTCGGCGAGGAGGCGGGGCTCTCCCGATCCACCCTCCACGAGCGGTTCGTCCACTTCATCGGACAGCCCCCCATGCAGTATCTCGCCCAGTGGAGGATGCAGGTCGCGTCGGGTCTCCTTCGGGACACGGACGCGAAGCTCGTGCAGATCGCGCTCGACGTCGGCTACGAGAGCGAAGCCGCCTTCTCGCGCGCGTTCAAGAGGGTCGCCGGCGTGTCACCTGGAGCGTGGCGCAAGGGAAAGCGAGGAACCCCATGATTCGTGGATCGCGCACCATGCCTTGGGTACGGGGTCGGGCCACGGCGCTCGCCGCGCCCATGCTCCTCGTGGCACTTTTGCTCCTCGGAGGTTGCGACGAGAAGGACGAAGCCGCCGACATCGCCCGTCTGGAGGAGATGGAAGCGCGGATCGACGAGATGATCGCGAACCGCGCCTGCACCGCCGGCGGGAGCTGCCGGATCATCGCCTTCGGCGCGAAGCCCTGCGGCGGACCCTGGGAGTACAAGATCTATTCCGCCGAGCACGTCGACACGCTCGCGCTGCAGAGGGCGGTGAAGGAGTACAACGAGTTCAACCGCGAGGCCAACGAGCGCCACGGATGGCTCTCCGATTGCTCGGTTCCGATGCAGCCGAACGTGGCATGCTACCAGGGCAACTGCGAGGTCGTGGCTCCATAGAAGTCCCCTTCACACCCCGTCTCTTGAGGATCCACATGCGAGCGACGCGCTCGACATGACCCAGCGCTTCGTCCGCGATCTGCGCGCCGGCGCGCGCCTCCAGACCTTTCTCGTCTCCGCCACGGCGGCCGTCCTCACGCTGCGGCTCTTCCTCGAGATCACGGGCTATCCCCAGCTCGGACCGGGCGGGCTCCACATCGCGCACATGCTCTGGGGCGGGCTCCTCATGCTCGCCGCGATCGTGATCCTTTTCTCCTTCATCGGAAAGGAAATCGAGCGGTTCGCCGTCGTGATCGCGGGGATCGGGTTCGGCACCTTCATCGACGAGGTGGGGAAGTTCCTGACGCAGGACAACGATTACTTCTACCGTCCCGCGGTCGCGATCATCTACGTCACGTTCGTGCTCCTCTACTTCGCCACCCGCGCGATCCACACGCTCCGCGCCCACACGCAGACCGAGTACCTCGTGAACGCCCTGGTCGAGATGGAGGACGTGGTGCTCCACGATCTCGACGAGGAGGAGTCGAAGCGGCTCGAGACGTATCTCGGCCGGAGCGACCCCGGTCATCCGATGACCCGCGTGCTTCGCCGTGCCCTGAAGAGCGTGCAGCTGGTGCCCGGACCGGCGCCGTCGATGCTCACCCGGGCGGGAAAGTGGCTGGGGAGGCAGTACCGGCGGGTCGCGACGCGGCCCACCTTCTCCAACCTGATCGTCGGGATCTTCCTCGCGGAGCTGATGGTGAAGCTGAGCTATATCGTGCTCGTCGCGTTTGCCGCGCGGCCCGAGCTGCCGCCCCCGGATCCCGCGATCTTCGAGCTGCCGGCCACGCGGGCCAAGACGATCTCCTTCTCGCAGTGGGCGGAGATCGGCTCCTGGGCTTTGTCGGCGCTCTTCGTGGCGAGGGGGATGTTCGTGATCCGCAGGTCGCGGATCTCCGCGTTCCGGAGCTTCGAGGGTTCCGTGCTCGTGGCGATCTTCATCACGCACGTGTTCAGCTTCTACCGGAACCAGTTCCTTGGGCTCCTGGGGCTCTCGTTCAGCGTGTTCATGCTGATCAGCGTGCGCTACGCGATCCGGCAGGAGCGGGTACGCGCGACGCCACGGTCCCCGGGACGCGCCGCATGACGACGCTGGATCTGGTCACGGAGCCGAGAGGGCAGGCATACGCCGGGATGCTCGAGCTGGCGAGCGAGGCATGCGCCTCGTTCTCGCTCGTATGGAGAGACCAGCTCTCGTTCCACGCCTCGGCTCAGGCGATCGCGGCCGATCTAGCGCCGTTCCTCGTTCGTCAGGAACGGACGGCCGAGTGGCCCGGGACGCAGCTTCTCGGCCATCTCGCCACGGTGCGTCACTATCGGCTCGAGCCGGAATCGTTACGTGTGCTGAAGACAGCGGAAGGGTTGTACGCCTGGCATGCGCCGGAGCTCCCGGAGGATCTCGCGCTCTACACCCCGGACGGAATGGCGTGGCTGACGTCCATCGCCCACGAGAGGGACGCCTGGTTTCTCGACGCTCCCGAGCTCGAGACGCTGCTCCGAGAACGGCTACCCCGGATCCACGTGGTACGCTCGCGGAGGCGTGGTTGACCGGGATCTCACCGCGAGTCGCTCAGCTCGTCGCGCGCCTTCCGGAGCGCCACCTCGACGTCCATCCGCCGGCCGGCTTCACCGTGGGCGTCGCACGAGCCCGAGCCGAGCGCGCCCCGCACCGTCGCGAGGCACGCGTCGCGCCGCTTCCACCACACGTCGGCGTCGTCGAAGACGAGCCCCAGCTTCTCGAGCACGGTGTCCGCCGCGCCGAACCAGCGCGCCGCGTCCTCGAACCGCTCCTCGAGCGTCGCCAGCTCTCCGGCCGCGAGGAGCGCGCCCGCGGCGCTGCTGTGGCGCGCGCCGAGGGAGCCGAGCGTCGCGAGGGCCTCGCGTAGCGGAGGCGCCGCGCCCGCGGCGTCTCCCGATCGGGAACGGATCATGGAGAGCGCCACGCCGAGCTGCGCCACGTTCCCGAGATCGCCGGCGGATCGCGCGAGATCGAGCGCCTCGCCGATCCGCTCGCCCGCGCGGGCATGGTCGCCCTGATTCCACGCGGCCGCGCCCAGATTGTTGAGCGTCACCGCGAGGCCGCGCATGTCTCCGAGCTTGCGGTACAGGACCTGCGCTTCCTCGAGCCGCGCCGATCCCTCGGCGAACTCCCGGCGCGCGCTCGCCACGGCCCCGAGACCGGTGAGGCAGCGCGCGGCGCCGAAGTCGTCGCCCGCGGCGCGGAAGATCGCGAGGGCCTCCTCGAAGTACTCGCGCGCGCGCCGCTGGCCCTCCATGTCGAACGCGGCGAGCGCGCCGGCGGCGTAGAGAGCCCGCGCGCGAAACGGTGTGGGGGCGGCCGCTCCGGGAAGCGAAAGCGCGCGGCGAACGGCGGCGGCGCCGGTCCGCAGATGTCCCCGTATGTGCCAGAAGCGCCAGAGCGACCCTGCGATCCGCAACGCCGCTTCGGCTTCCTCGGAGCCACTGCCGCTCCCTTCGAGGGCCGCGAGCAGGTTCTCGTGCTCGGCACCGATCCGGTCGAGCCACGCCGCCTGCTCGCGCCCGAGGAGCTCCGGCTCCGCGCGCTCGGCGAGCGCGGCCGCGCGCGAGAGGAACCGCGCCCGCACGGCGGGCTCTTCGCCGGAGCGCGCGAGCCGCTCGGCTGCGAACTGGCGGACGGGCTCCAGGTACCGATACCTCGAGCCGGCCGGCCCTTTCGTCACGGCCACGAGGGAGCGCCGCGCGAGTCCCGCGAGGAGGTCGACCGTCTCGAGATCGCCGCGGTCGAGCACCGCGCGCGCGCCTTCGACGTCCCATCCACCCGCGAACACGGAGAGCGCCCGGAACGCCGCCTGCTCCTCGGGCTCGAGCGCGTCCACGCTCCAGTCGAGCGCGGCGCGCAGGGTCGCGTGGCGGCGCGAGACGGTTCCGGGCGCGGCCTGGAGGAGCGCGGTCATCCGGTCCAGACGCTCCGCGATCTCGGCCGCGCCGAGCACGTGCGTGCGCGCGGCGGCGAGCTCGATCGCGAGGGGGATTCCGTCGAGCGTCCGGCAGATCCGTGCCACCGCCGGCGCGGTCGTGACGTCGAGTGAAAAGTCGGGGGCGGCGATGGAAGCGCGGTCCACGAAGAGCTCGACGGACTCGTGCCGCATCAGCGTCGCGGGATCCGTGGACTCCTCCGTTCCCGGCACGGGTAATGGCGGGACGTCGTAGCTCCGCTCGCTCTCGAGCCCGAGGGCCTCCCGGCTGGTGGCGAGGACCGTGAGGGCGCGGCAGCCGGCGTGCAGGTCCATCACCAACGTCCGGCTCGCCTCGAGCACGTGCTCGCAGTTGTCGAGCACGAGGAGGGTGTCGGTATCGCGGAGCCGCTCGAGGAGCGTGCGCGGAAGCGGCACGCCCGGCTGCTCGCGGGCGCCCATCGCGGCCGCCACGGCGAGCGGGACGCGCGACGGTTCCGCGAGTGCGCTCAGGTCCACGAACCAGACGCCGCCCGGGTGGCGCGCGAGCGCCCGCCCGGCGATCCGGAGCGCGATCCGCGTCTTGCCGGCGCCGCCCGCGCCGGTGAGGGTGAGGAGCCTTCCCGACTCGAGAAGGGCCTCGCATTCGCGGATCACCTCGCCCCGTCCGACGAATCGGGTCCGCTCCGAGGGGAGGTTGTTCGGCGTGCTCGACGGGACCCGCGCGCCCGCGCGCTCGGCGCCGGTCGCGCGCGCACGGCGGA is a window from the Candidatus Eisenbacteria bacterium genome containing:
- a CDS encoding class I SAM-dependent methyltransferase translates to MSPMIQEAPVQTPDLEAIKKRQQATWASGDFGRVGTTLQIVGESICEAVDLQAFERVLDVAAGNGNASLAAARRFAEVTATDYVPELLEQARVRAEAERLPITFQVADAENLPFPDGAFDVVLSTYGVMFAPNQERAASELLRVTRSGGRIGLANWTPEGFLGDLFRVVGRFVPPPAGVRSPMEWGKETRLVELFGPRASDIRTERKHFVFRYGSPEHFIEFFRTYYGPTHRTFAALEDERRKAFQAELVDLLRARNRSRRGTLAVPGEYVEVVITKQ
- a CDS encoding protein kinase, which gives rise to MKPDGPDLDGLADEVAKGAPVDWTRIGESRGLAGLKLIEQLSAAYREEVPLGEAPAATVVFEPGERLGPYRIEGELGRGGMGVVYLARDLRLDREVAVKALPPELDSDPESLDRLTREARLLASLDHPGIAVIHGMEEDERGARYLVLERVRGVTLGARLRSGPIPQAEALVLATQIAEALQAAHEGGVIHRDLKPGNIMVTAHGRVKILDFGLARSRSAGRPGGDASEPGAGIPGHSESGIVGTAGYASPERLQGLEDVRADVFAFGAVLYECLAGVVAFPGASAEDVLSAVLTRDPDLSRLPVDLPESVRHLIAGCLEKDPGRRLAGMEPILAVLRRARATGAERAGARVPSSTPNNLPSERTRFVGRGEVIRECEALLESGRLLTLTGAGGAGKTRIALRIAGRALARHPGGVWFVDLSALAEPSRVPLAVAAAMGAREQPGVPLPRTLLERLRDTDTLLVLDNCEHVLEASRTLVMDLHAGCRALTVLATSREALGLESERSYDVPPLPVPGTEESTDPATLMRHESVELFVDRASIAAPDFSLDVTTAPAVARICRTLDGIPLAIELAAARTHVLGAAEIAERLDRMTALLQAAPGTVSRRHATLRAALDWSVDALEPEEQAAFRALSVFAGGWDVEGARAVLDRGDLETVDLLAGLARRSLVAVTKGPAGSRYRYLEPVRQFAAERLARSGEEPAVRARFLSRAAALAERAEPELLGREQAAWLDRIGAEHENLLAALEGSGSGSEEAEAALRIAGSLWRFWHIRGHLRTGAAAVRRALSLPGAAAPTPFRARALYAAGALAAFDMEGQRRAREYFEEALAIFRAAGDDFGAARCLTGLGAVASARREFAEGSARLEEAQVLYRKLGDMRGLAVTLNNLGAAAWNQGDHARAGERIGEALDLARSAGDLGNVAQLGVALSMIRSRSGDAAGAAPPLREALATLGSLGARHSSAAGALLAAGELATLEERFEDAARWFGAADTVLEKLGLVFDDADVWWKRRDACLATVRGALGSGSCDAHGEAGRRMDVEVALRKARDELSDSR
- a CDS encoding AraC family transcriptional regulator, translating into MSGDTLSDLLRAVRFRGAVFYYIEGAEPWVAEAPPARDIIPGIMPGAEHMIEFHGIVQGSCWAAVRGESPIRMEAGDVVLFPQGDAHVLSSAPGMRAPGVDTALFFSPRPPQLPYSLSMKEAEITTARLDGGGQSQTTVVCGFLGLDARPFNPLLTALPRVIRVAGSSLGPDSWVMTFLRQVVTESNTRRPGGEAVLERMSEMLFVEVLRRYVDTLPSEETGWLAGMRDPAVGRALSLIHERPGEPWTLERLGEEAGLSRSTLHERFVHFIGQPPMQYLAQWRMQVASGLLRDTDAKLVQIALDVGYESEAAFSRAFKRVAGVSPGAWRKGKRGTP